One Mangifera indica cultivar Alphonso chromosome 4, CATAS_Mindica_2.1, whole genome shotgun sequence genomic region harbors:
- the LOC123214477 gene encoding ATP synthase subunit beta, mitochondrial-like, whose product MASRRLASSLFRSSFRRSSSKSPFSHSSFTSPSATRRAAVPVSNFLLSRVAEYSTSSAAAAAPAPPKSDAKKGGGGKITDEFTGKGAIGQVCQVIGAVVDVKFDEGIPPIMTALEVVDHSVRLVLEVAQHLGGGTVRTIAMDGTEGLVRGQHVLNTGSPITIPVGRATLGRIMNVLGEPIDEKGEIKTDHFLPIHREAPTFAEQATEQQILVTGIKVVDLLAPYQKGGKIGLFGGAGVGKTVLIMELINNVAKAHGGFSVFAGVGERTREGNDLYREMIESGVIKLGDKQAESKCALVYGQMNESPGARARVGLTGLTVAEHFRDAEGQDVLLFIDNIFRFTQANSEVSALLGRIPSAVGYQPTLATDLGGLQERITTTRKGSITSVQAIYVPADDLTDPAPATTFAHLDATTVLSRQISELGIYPAVDPLDSTSRMLSPLVLGEEHYNTARGVQKVLQNYKNLQDIIAILGMDELSEDDKLVVARARKIQRFLSQPFHVAEVFTGAPGKYVDLKESISSFQGVLDGKYDDLPEQSFYMVGGIDEVIAKADKIAKESTA is encoded by the exons ATGGCTTCTCGCAGGCTGGCATCCTCGCTTTTTCGCTCTTCTTTCCGCCGATCTTCATCCAAATCCCCCTTTTCCCACTCTTCCTTTACTTCACCTTCTGCCACGCGCCGGGCCGCAGTTCCCGTCTCCAACTTCCTCCTCTCGCGCGTGGCAGAATATTCGACCTCCTCTGCAGCCGCGGCCGCTCCGGCTCCCCCCAAATCCGACGCCAAGAAAGGAGGCGGCGGGAAGATTACCGATGAGTTCACCGGGAAGGGCGCGATCGGGCAGGTGTGTCAGGTCATTGGTGCTGTTGTCGATGTGAAGTTCGATGAGGGCATCCCGCCAATTATGACGGCTCTTGAGGTCGTGGACCACTCCGTTAGGTTGGTGCTTGAAGTGGCGCAGCACTTGGGAGGAGGGACGGTTCGGACTATTGCTATGGATGGTACTGAAGGGTTGGTCAGAGGACAGCATGTGCTCAACACGGGCTCACCTATCACT ATTCCTGTCGGTAGAGCTACCCTTGGCCGTATCATGAATGTCCTTGGAGAGCCTATTGACGAGAAAGGCGAAATCA AAACCGACCACTTCTTACCCATCCACAGAGAAGCACCCACATTTGCTGAGCAGGCAACTGAACAGCAGATCCTTGTTACTGGTATCAAG GTTGTTGATCTCCTAGCTCCATACCAAAAAGGAGGAAAGATTGGGCTTTTTGGTGGTGCTGGTGTTGGGAAAACTGTGCTTATTATGGAACTTATTAACAATGTTGCTAAAGCTCATG GTGGTTTCTCTGTGTTTGCTGGTGTTGGAGAGCGTACTCGTGAGGGTAATGACTTGTACAGAGAAATGATTGAAAGTGGTGTTATAAAGCTAGGGGATAAGCAG GCTGAGAGCAAATGTGCTCTTGTCTATGGTCAAATGAATGAGTCCCCTGGTGCTCGTGCCCGTGTTGGTCTCACAGGGCTTACTGTTGCTGAGCACTTCCGTGATGCTGAGGGGCAGGATGTGCTTCTCTTCATCGACAATATTTTCCGTTTCACTCAG GCTAACTCTGAGGTGTCCGCTTTGCTTGGACGTATCCCATCTGCTGTCGGTTACCAACCAACTTTGGCTACAGATCTTGGAGGTCTTCAGGAGCGTATTACAACCACCAGGAAAGGTTCCATCACTTCTGTCCAAGCTATCTATGTGCCTGCTGATGACTTGACAGATCCTGCTCCGGCTACCACTTTTGCTCACTTGGATGCCACAACTGTGTTGTCACGTCAG ATCTCTGAGCTCGGTATCTATCCTGCTGTGGATCCTCTTGATTCTACATCTCGCATGCTTTCCCCTCTCGTTTTGGGTGAGGAACACTACAACACTGCTCGAGGTGTGCAGAAGGTTCTTCAGAACTACAAGAATCTGCAAGATATTATTGCCATTTTGGGTATGGATGAGCTGAGTGAAGATGACAAGTTGGTTGTCGCTCGTGCTCGTAAGATTCAACGGTTCTTGAGTCAGCCTTTCCATGTGGCAGAAGTTTTCACAGGTGCCCCGGGCAAGTATGTTGACTTGAAGGAGAGCATCTCCAGTTTCCAg GGAGTGTTGGATGGAAAATACGATGACCTCCCAGAACAGTCTTTTTACATGGTTGGAGGCATCGACGAGGTGATTGCCAAGGCCGATAAGATTGCCAAGGAATCTACTGCCTAA
- the LOC123213774 gene encoding fruit protein pKIWI502, producing MSLTLSLSPSLPHAHFRPSLHSMSILRRLPPFPHHLKSLHLKLRRRNFATVAAAAVRQDTTVWTPVPLSEVSPAAESLFHISIDVSSAPDLAEGHTSAGQYLQLRLADIAKPTFLAIASPPSFASASGAFEFLVKNIAGSTAEALCGLKKGDVVEISQVMGKGFDIDRIQPPDAYPTVVIFATGSGISPIRSLIEVGFSANERPDVRLYYGARNLKRMAYQDRFKEWEASGVKIVPVLSQPDGNWSGEAGYVQAAFARAKQIFSPEGTGAILCGQKQMAEEVTSILVGEGVSTERILKNF from the exons ATGTCTTTAACTCTTTCTCTGTCACCCTCCCTTCCTCATGCGCACTTTAGACCTTCCCTCCACTCCATGTCTATCCTGCGCCGCCTCCCTCCCTTCCCTCACCACCTAAAATCTCTTCACCTTAAACTTCGCCGTCGAAACTTCGCCACTGTCGCTGCCGCAGCTGTACGCCAGGACACCACCGTCTGGACTCCGGTTCCGCTCTCGGAAGTTTCCCCCGCTGCCGAGTCTCTGTTCCATATATCGATAGACGTCTCTAGCGCGCCTGATCTAGCAGAAGGCCACACTAGCGCGGGACAATACCTCCAGCTCCGTCTCGCCGACATAGCGAAACCGACCTTCCTCGCTATCGCCTCTCCGCCTTCGTTTGCGTCCGCGAGTGGCGCGTTTGAATTCCTGGTGAAGAATATAGCTGGTTCCACGGCGGAGGCTCTGTGTGGTTTAAAGAAGGGAGATGTTGTTGAGATTAGTCAAGTCATGGGAAAAGGTTTCGATATCGATCGAATCCAGCCGCCTGATGCGTATCCAACGGTTGTGATTTTTGCTACCGGATCGGGAATTAG TCCAATCAGGTCACTTATAGAAGTGGGATTCAGTGCGAATGAGAGACCTGATGTCAGACTTTATTACGGAGCTAGAAACCTCAAGAGAATGGCTTATCAG GATAGGTTTAAAGAGTGGGAAGCTTCTGGTGTTAAGATTGTGCCTGTATTGTCGCAACCTGATGGGAATTGGTCTGGTGAAGCGGGCTATGTACAG GCTGCTTTTGCTAGGGCCAAGCAGATTTTTAGCCCTGAGGGCACTGGTGCCATTCTGTGTGGGCAAAAACAGATGGCTGAG GAAGTAACTTCTATTCTTGTAGGGGAAGGAGTGTCGACTGAGAGGATATTGAAGAACTTCTGA
- the LOC123213775 gene encoding sarcoplasmic reticulum histidine-rich calcium-binding protein translates to MDCKKFIQLVEEKKKRALERKEAPLKWEQKLEAAAKAKADAEAKEKKKAAKHKRSVSDSDTDSDSDSSDGGRRSRRRGHKKHRRHAHTDSGDNEKRREKKSKRKPKRRSSSTSDDGSDEYDSGSEEERKRKRSHRRHRHNNSRSDSESEYEERKKRNHKRHRHNDSGSDSDASDSSSEDDRIRRRSHAKHHKRHRCSHSVDSKSSDSDGSRHDRRSRSLGRSSDENYGEADKQTRHKSCRHHHHRHHKHRHNHSDEGNHHHRMDEDRVLHTDSDDKKIQLLSNSAESN, encoded by the coding sequence atggaCTGCAAGAAGTTTATCCAGTTGGttgaggagaagaagaagagagctTTGGAGAGGAAAGAAGCCCCTCTAAAATGGGAGCAGAAGCTAGAAGCTGCTGCAAAGGCAAAGGCTGATGCTGAAgccaaggaaaagaaaaaggctGCAAAGCATAAAAGATCTGTGTCTGATTCTGACACTGACAGTGATAGTGATAGCAGTGATGGGGGTAGAAGGAGTAGAAGAAGAGGCCACAAGAAGCACAGAAGGCATGCCCACACTGATTCAGGTGACAATGAGAAGCGGAGGGAGAAGAAATCGAAAAGAAAGCCAAAGCGACGATCCTCAAGCACAAGTGATGATGGCAGTGATGAATATGATAGTGGATctgaagaagagagaaagagaaagcgAAGCCATAGAAGACACAGGCATAACAATTCAAGGTCAGATTCTGAGAGTGAATATGAAGAGAGGAAGAAGCGGAACCATAAAAGACACAGACATAATGATTCTGGTTCAGATTCTGATGCATCTGATTCTTCTTCTGAGGATGATAGAATCCGAAGGAGAAGTCATGCAAAGCATCATAAACGTCACCGATGTTCGCACAGTGTGGACTCAAAATCATCCGATTCCGATGGCAGCAGGCATGACCGGAGAAGCAGATCTTTAGGAAGGTCATCAGATGAGAACTACGGAGAAGCAGATAAACAAACAAGGCACAAAAGCTGCCGGCATCATCACCACCGTCATCACAAACATCGGCACAATCACTCAGATGAGGGTAACCATCACCATCGCATGGATGAAGACAGAGTTCTACACACCGACTCAGATGACAAGAAAATTCAGTTGCTGTCCAATTCGGCCGAGTCCAATTGA
- the LOC123213347 gene encoding vacuolar-sorting protein BRO1 codes for MSTSSPSTGSSAGSSATTNIMLAVFEKKTSSIDIYRPFRNFISQTYSEREAINLEDDLLTLKQLRSDIERVPDPTPSTRRDLFINYFKALCLVETRFPISPDKDHINTLTFLWYDAFKIKQKASQQNIHLEKAAVLFNLGAVYSQIGLSFDRTTVEGRRQASHAFIGAAGAFAYLRDNESTKASMGSSTTVDVGLECVGMLERLMLAQAQECVFENTIAKGSTPGVCAKISRQVGLYYEEALAALNVAPLKDHFDKGWISHVQVKATLFYAEACYRYSLELHEKEEIAEEIARLKTGINALNEAKKSSKGAAAQLLDAMTKLEANLNHNLQRAVKENDRVYLMRVPPPSSLPPLPAFSMVKPMSMNEVLDASKEKMFASLVPDSSAKALSRYTEMVDDVIRTQAERLQQGSELTRVRLKEMDLPDSILALEGNMSLPMDLKEDVEAVQISGGPAGLEAELQQLRDLRRVNQELLVQTEELLQKEATEDAQFRSQFGTRWTRPQSSTLTKNLQDRLNRFAGNLKQAAESDARIERSVRDHAALMSILDRRPIESTLPTLAKPIMSLDATEDAIVGALKQSLRQLETLGAQRAGLEDMLKEMKRKDDILPKLMTITGSYEDLFRKEISKYDPICEDIAHNIEAQEQLLYQIQAQNEQFSAIFNLEDYKASREKCYKQIQAAIAKYREIKENINEGLKFYVTLQDAITNVKQQCSDFIMTRNIQCREMIEDVQRHMAGLSFQDRKTSGSYDGNYPSIGQPPYQTQRLMTAPTQIEPPNTPPMPHPQSPYYRPPEQPTIPGYVHPPPPYGPPQQSSHPYYSPAAPAASYPPQHPQQQPPPSDYGQPAYPGWRGPYYNAHGQQPGSQPRPPYTIPSPYTYPNQGGYYKQ; via the exons ATGTCCACGTCATCACCTTCAACGGGCTCGTCGGCCGGGTCCTCCGCCACCACCAACATCATGCTTGCCGTCTTCGAGAAGAAGACGTCTTCAATCGACATCTACCGTCCCTTTCGCAATTTCATCTCCCAAACTTACTCCGAGCGCGAAGCCATCAATCTCGAGGACGATCTCCTTACGCTCAAGCAACTCCGCTCCGACATCGAGCGTGTTCCCGACCCCACGCCCTCCACGCGCCGCGATCTTTTCATAAATTACTTCAAAGCCCTCTGCCTCGTCGAGACGCGATTCCCCATCTCCCCCGATAAGGACCACATCAATACGCTGACGTTTTTGTGGTACGACGCGTTTAAGATCAAGCAGAAGGCCAGTCAGCAGAACATTCATTTGGAGAAGGCGGCGGTGCTGTTTAATTTGGGGGCGGTGTATAGTCAGATTGGTCTGTCCTTTGATCGCACCACTGTGGAGGGGCGGCGGCAGGCCTCGCACGCGTTCATCGGGGCCGCCGGAGCGTTTGCCTATTTGAGAGATAATGAGTCTACGAAGGCCAGTATGGGGAGCTCCACGACTGTGGATGTCGGCCTCGAGTGCGTCGGAATGTTGGAGAGGTTGATGTTGGCTCAAGCTCAAGAGTGTGTTTTTGAGAACACGATTGCTAAAGGAAGTACGCCTGGTGTCTGCGCTAAAATTTCTAGACAA GTTGGGCTATACTATGAGGAAGCTTTGGCAGCATTGAATGTTGCACCTCTGAAGGATCATTTCGACAAGGGATGGATTTCTCATGTACAGGTTAAAGCTACTCTATTTTATGCTGAAGCTTGCTATAGGTATAGTTTAGAGCTACATGAGAAAGAAGAGATTGCAGAAGAAATTGCACGGTTGAAGACTGGGATTAATGCTTTAAATGAAGCAAAGAAGTCCTCGAAGGGTGCTGCAGCGCAACTTTTAGATGCAATGACGAAGTTAGAGGCCAATCTTAATCACAATCTTCAAAGAGCTGTGAAGGAAAATGATAGAGTTTACCTCATGAGGGTACCACCTCCCAGTTCTTTACCACCTCTTCCAGCATTTTCCATGGTGAAGCCAATGTCAATGAATGAGGTGCTGGATGCAAGCAAGGAGAAGATGTTTGCAAGTCTTGTTCCAGATAGTAGCGCAAAGGCACTTTCCAGATATACTGAAATGGTTGATGATGTCATCAGGACACAAGCTGAGAGATTGCAGCAAGGGAGTGAACTAACTCGGGTGAGGCTCAAGGAAATGGACCTGCCAGATTCTATTCTTGCCTTGGAAGGGAATATGTCTCTCCCTATGGATCTCAAAGAGGATGTGGAAGCTGTGCAGATTAGTGGTGGTCCAGCTGGTTTGGAAGCCGAGTTACAGCAACTTAGGGATCTGAGGAGGGTGAACCAGGAATTGCTTGTCCAAACTGAGGAACTTTTGCAGAAAGAGGCAACTGAAGATGCTCAATTTAGAAGCCAGTTCGGAACAAGATGGACTAGGCCACAGTCCAGCACTCTGACAAAGAATTTGCAGGATAGGTTGAATAGATTTGCAGGTAATTTAAAGCAAGCTGCAGAAAGTGATGCTCGAATTGAGCGTTCGGTCAGAGATCATGCTGCACTCATGTCAATCCTTGATCGTCGTCCA ATAGAATCTACTCTTCCAACTCTGGCTAAGCCAATAATGTCTTTGGATGCAACTGAGGATGCTATTGTGGGGGCCCTGAAGCAGAGCTTG AGGCAATTGGAGACTCTTGGGGCTCAAAGGGCAGGTCTTGAAGACATGCTCAAAGAGATGAAAAGAAAG GATGACATATTACCAAAGTTGATGACAATCACTGGATCATATGAGGATCTCTTCAGGAAGGAAATATCGAAATATGATCCTATTTGTGAAGACATTGCCCATAATATTGAGGCACAAGAACAATTGTTGTATCAAATTCAG GCTCAGAACGAGCAGTTTTCTGCCATTTTTAATCTTGAAGACTACAAAG CATCCCGGGAGAAGTGTTACAAGCAAATCCAAGCTGCAATAGCGAAATATCGTGAAATTAAAGAGAACATTAATGAGGGATTGAAGTTTTATGTTACTCTTCAG GACGCAATCACAAATGTCAAGCAACAGTGCAGTGATTTTATTATGACCAGAAACATCCAGTGTCGAGAAATGATCGAAGATGTACAGAGACACATGGCAGGTCTCAGTTTCCAGGACCGCAAGACCTCTGGTTCTTACGATGGCAACTACCCCTCAATAGGACAGCCTCCTTATCAAACTCAGAGGTTGATGACTGCACCGACGCAAATAGAACCCCCAAACACACCACCCATGCCTCATCCCCAAAGTCCTTACTACCGACCTCCAGAGCAACCCACTATACCTGGATATGTCCACCCTCCTCCCCCCTACGGCCCCCCACAACAATCATCACATCCTTACTATTCCCCCGCTGCACCAGCTGCTTCCTACCCACCTCAACATCCGCAGCAACAGCCACCACCAAGCGACTATGGCCAACCTGCCTACCCTGGGTGGCGGGGGCCTTACTACAATGCCCATGGACAACAACCTGGATCTCAGCCTCGACCTCCTTATACAATTCCATCTCCGTACACCTATCCAAACCAAGGCGGGTATTATAAGCAATAA
- the LOC123213348 gene encoding tetratricopeptide repeat protein 5-like, whose protein sequence is MSDVSAEKPEEDLWERAKKAADDLYEIKETFFPQNPDDKVARLQNESDLTLKLLDSIPPEQRKSPLKRGTYEYLRGKILDVVPEYRKEAEDHLSKAVKLNPALTDAWLCLGVSIWKKGDLPAAKNCFNLALSKGPNKRILCQLSMLERSLAQGSENRMEIVEESIQHAKEAIALDVKDGNSWYNLGNACLTSFFVTGSWDHHKLLQSLKAYQNAEKDEKMKSNPDLYFNCATVDTYLENYERALRGFEAAALKDPSLNAAEEVQKMVNLLDKIENLLKVHARGKRLASWASSLTAVKLNSSHKIVTVDMLSDGLNRVAVVGKVLFFVNYQNVTPLCYLVCDSNQTCFVLSVYSLRDNVIKEGDQVTLLQPYYHHHVFSWKGKSYDFKSIRVDFVEQMVLNGKALSPQQELRSSIFAQLKP, encoded by the exons ATGAGTGATGTATCAGCAGAAAAACCGGAAGAGGATTTGTGGGAACGAGCCAAGAAAGCTGCAGACGATCTCTACGAAATCAAAGAAACGTTTTTTCCTCAAAACCCGGATGACAAAGTCGCCAGATTGCAAAATGAATCCGATCTCACTCTTAAACTCCTCGATTCCATCCCTCCTG AACAAAGGAAGTCACCTTTAAAGCGTGGGACATATGAATATCTAAGAGGAAAGATATTGGATGTTGTACCTGAATACAGGAAAGAGGCAGAGGATCATCTCTCAAAAGCT GTGAAGTTGAATCCTGCTCTTACGGATGCTTGGCTATGCTTGGGTGTTAGCATTTGGAAGAAGGGAGATCTGCCAGCTGCTAAAAACTGCTTCAATCTGGCATTAAGCAAG GGTCCAAATAAGAGAATTCTTTGTCAGTTATCAATGCTTGAAAGAAGTTTGGCTCAAG gttCTGAGAATCGGATGGAAATTGTCGAAGAAAGTATTCAACATGCTAAAGAAGCTATCGCATTGGATGTCAAGGATGGAAATTCTTGGT ACAACCTTGGAAATGCATGCCTCACGAGTTTCTTTGTGACTGGATCTTGGGATCACCACAAACTTTTGCAATCTTTAAAAGCCTACCAAAATGCT gagaaagatgaaaaaatgaaGTCCAATCCCGACTTGTATTTTAACTGTGCCACT GTAGACACATATTTAGAGAATTATGAGAGGGCACTTAGGGGGTTTGAAGCTGCTGCCTTAAAGGATCCTAGTCTTAATGCTGCTGAGGAGGTCCAAAAGATGGTTAATCTTCTAGATAAGATAGAGAATCTATTGAAG GTACATGCTAGAGGCAAACGACTTGCATCTTGGGCATCATCTCTTACTGCTGTGAAGT TGAATTCTTCTCATAAAATAGTCACGGTGGATATGCTTTCGGATGGTCTGAACAGAGTTGCAGTAGTTGGAAAAGTGCTATTCTTTGTGAATTATCAGAATGTCACTCCCCT ATGCTATTTGGTTTGTGATTCAAATCAGACATGCTTTGTTCTATCTGTGTACAGTCTGCGTGATAATGTG ATTAAAGAAGGAGATCAAGTAACGCTATTGCAACCTTATTACCATCATCACGTTTTTTCTTGGAAAGGAAAG AGTTACGACTTCAAGTCAATTCGCGTGGATTTCGTGGAGCAAATGGTTTTGAACGGAAAAGCCCTCTCACCTCAACAAGAACTTCGTTCATCAATCTTTGCGCAACTCAAACCATGA
- the LOC123213617 gene encoding LOW QUALITY PROTEIN: GDSL esterase/lipase 6 (The sequence of the model RefSeq protein was modified relative to this genomic sequence to represent the inferred CDS: deleted 2 bases in 2 codons): MEKLALVTLIVFASLCSLISSVKVPAIFTFGDSIFDAGKNHFNKNCTAQADFPPYGSSFFHHPTGRFTNGRTVADFISQFIGIEFQKPYLEVQFEVQNGSRKGYPENGINFDSGGSGVLQKTNQDWGVTSIQDQLKQFKALVNQNKLDTALVQSSLFLLESGSNDIFSYFTSFDPQTPSPDAYVRAMLTQVSRLIEEIYTLGARRIAVFSLRPIGRIPGRVLLPDAPVESCYGKMNVMAESYNKGLESIVNQVARKYPGAVAVYGDVYNIVQRFRAIPSHYGFSDVSSACCGDGPLGGLVQCGKKGYKICKNPETFLFWDFFHPTEHSYKIISKALWAGKNSSIRPLNLKTLAIANINVHSKVQCTTIANPPSYKALGPSLR, translated from the exons ATGGAGAAACTCGCCCTTGTAACACTCATCGTTTTCGCTTCTTTGTGTTCTTTGATCTCGTCAGTGAAAGTGCCGGCAATCTTCACATTCGGAGACTCCATTTTCGATGCTGGAAAAAATCACTTCAACAAGAATTGTACTGCTCAGGCTGATTTTCCTCCTTATGGTTCAAGTTTTTTTCATCATCCCACTGGGAGGTTCACTAACGGCAGAACGGTTGCAGACTTCATTT CACAATTCATTGGCATAGAGTTTCAAAAGCCCTATCTTGAGGTGCAATTTGAAGTC CAAAATGGAAGCAGGAAAGGGTATCCAGAAAATGGCATCAATTTTGACAGTGGTGGCAGTGGTGTTCTCCAGAAAACAAATCAGGATTGG GGAGTTACCTCAATCCAGGATCAATTAAAGCAATTCAAGGCCCTGGTGAATCAAAACAAGCTTGACACAGCCCTAGTTCAAAGCTCTCTTTTTCTCTTGGAGTCTGGCTCCAATGACATCTTCAGCTACTTCACATCTTTCGATCCCCAAACTCCAAGCCCAGATGCTTACGTTCGAGCCATGTTAACACAAGTATCCAGGCTGATTGAGGAGATTTACACCCTCGGTGCTCGCCGCATTGCGGTGTTTTCACTTCGTCCCATTGGCCGCATCCCCGGCAGGGTGCTCTTGCCTGACGCACCTGTTGAAAGTTGCTATGGAAAGATGAATGTGATGGCTGAGAGTTACAATAAGGGATTGGAGAGCATTGTGAATCAGGTAGCCAGAAAATACCCTGGTGCAGTTGCTGTTTATGGAGATGTTTACAACATTGTTCAGCGATTTAGAGCCATTCCTTCTcactat GGTTTTTCGGATGTATCTAGTGCTTGTTGTGGGGATGGGCCGCTTGGAGGATTGGTACAATGTGGGAAGAAAGGCTACAAGATTTGTAAAAATCCTGAAACCTTCTTGTTCTGGGAT TTTTTTCACCCAACAGAACACTCTTACAAAATTATTTCCAAGGCCTTGTGGGCAGGAAAAAATTCAAGTATCAGGCCACTCAACTTGAAGACTCTTGCCATTGCCAACATTAATGTTCATTCGAAGGTACAATGCACCACTATAGCGAACCCACCAAGTTACAAAGCCCTCGGCCCAAGTTTGAGATAA
- the LOC123213618 gene encoding uncharacterized protein LOC123213618 encodes MGNYVSCALGSSPLMKSKKAARVVLPGGEVRQFREETKAAELMLECPNFFLVNSKSLHIGRRFSALGADEELEFGNVYIMFPMKRVNSVISAADMAVLFMAANSAAKRISGGGNNVRVSPESEKETPSSSSPRVSLEGVEEGFSEFQYRLVVCRSRKPLLETIKEEPICSR; translated from the coding sequence ATGGGTAACTATGTTTCTTGCGCGTTAGGCTCAAGCCCGTTGATGAAGAGCAAAAAGGCAGCGAGAGTGGTGCTTCCTGGCGGAGAAGTGAGGCAGTTCCGGGAAGAAACAAAAGCTGCCGAGTTAATGTTGGAGTGTCCGAATTTTTTCCTGGTGAATTCAAAGTCTCTTCACATTGGGAGGAGATTTTCTGCGTTGGGTGCTGATGAAGAGCTCGAGTTTGGAAACGTTTACATTATGTTTCCGATGAAACGAGTCAACTCTGTGATTTCTGCAGCCGATATGGCGGTTCTTTTCATGGCGGCGAACTCGGCTGCGAAGAGGATATCCGGTGGAGGTAATAATGTTAGAGTTTCGCCGGAATCCGAAAAGGAGACGCCGTCTTCATCGTCTCCAAGGGTGAGTTTGGAGGGCGTTGAAGAAGGGTTTTCGGAGTTTCAGTACAGGTTAGTTGTGTGTAGGTCGAGGAAGCCATTGTTGGAGACTATAAAGGAAGAGCCGATCTGTTCAAGGTGA
- the LOC123215025 gene encoding uncharacterized protein LOC123215025, whose product MASSLPTISCSLNTSTHKHRASLKLKQPQVRCQSFKDEGKSEDMVEANLSVLRRRIEEVKKKKESSSSSLNEQCCSCRHKNGWNYQRVYYDHHHRHKHKKITDRIISESIQILGSVSGAVGFVFLTGSLFIFLFSFLVHSF is encoded by the exons ATGGCTTCCTCCCTTCCAACTATTTCTTGTAGTTTGAATACAAGTACACATAAACACAGGGCCTCACTCAAGCTCAAGCAACCCCAGGTGAGATGTCAAAGCTTCAAAGACGAag GGAAGTCTGAGGATATGGTGGAGGCGAATTTAAGTGTGTTGAGACGGAGAATAGAAGaagtaaagaagaagaaggagagtTCAAGCAGCAGCTTGAACGAGCAATGCTGTTCCTGTAGACATAAAAATGGATGGAATTATCAACGAGTTTATTACGATCATCATCACCgtcataaacataaaaaaattactgaTAGAATCATTTCTGAGTCGATCCAGATTCTGGGTTCTGTTAGTGGTGCAGTTGGGTTTGTTTTTCTCACTGGTTctctcttcatcttcctcttctccTTTCTTGTTCATAGTTTTTGA